From Firmicutes bacterium HGW-Firmicutes-1, the proteins below share one genomic window:
- a CDS encoding electron transport complex subunit RsxA encodes MDLLLLFIGAIIVNNVVLSRFLGICPFLGVSKKVETAVGMGLAVTFVITLASLISYIVYEFLLVNLHLEYLSTITFILVIAALVQFVEMVIQKTSPSLYQALGVYLPLITTNCAVLGVAVINMTSKYSLFASVINGLGTSIGFTLAIILMAGIRERIEYNNVPKPFKGYPIVLITASLMAIAFLGFTGLI; translated from the coding sequence ATGGATTTATTATTATTGTTTATTGGTGCCATTATTGTAAATAACGTTGTATTATCACGATTTTTAGGAATTTGTCCTTTTCTTGGTGTTTCTAAGAAAGTGGAGACAGCTGTTGGTATGGGTCTTGCTGTTACATTTGTTATCACACTAGCATCTTTAATATCTTATATTGTTTATGAGTTCTTGCTAGTAAACTTGCACTTGGAATATTTATCTACAATTACTTTTATATTGGTTATAGCTGCATTAGTACAATTTGTAGAAATGGTTATTCAAAAAACAAGTCCGTCACTATACCAAGCACTAGGCGTATATTTGCCTTTGATCACAACAAACTGTGCAGTACTTGGGGTAGCAGTTATTAATATGACTAGTAAATACTCTTTATTTGCAAGTGTTATTAACGGTTTAGGAACTTCAATTGGCTTTACATTAGCAATTATTCTAATGGCAGGCATAAGAGAAAGAATAGAATATAACAATGTACCAAAGCCTTTCAAAGGCTATCCTATTGTGTTAATCACAGCAAGCTTAATGGCAATTGCATTCTTAGGCTTCACTGGATTAATCTAA
- a CDS encoding ATP-binding protein gives MKELSMHILDIAQNSVRAKAKNIDITVKELIKANVFEFSITDDGTGIPDEIFKTIKDPFTTSRTSRKVGLGIPFLNDTCVLCGGLLDIQTQLGEGTLLRATMSYDHIDRPPLGDIASTIVGLVTSNEDINIHYSHFFNDNVFDFETKEIKDIIGDLPLADISIYQWMKEFVKENIQEIKEMNNME, from the coding sequence ATGAAAGAATTATCAATGCATATTTTGGATATTGCACAAAATAGTGTAAGAGCCAAAGCAAAGAATATTGACATCACGGTTAAAGAATTGATAAAGGCTAATGTTTTTGAATTCTCTATTACAGATGATGGAACTGGAATCCCAGATGAAATCTTTAAGACTATAAAAGATCCATTTACTACTTCTCGAACATCTAGAAAGGTTGGCTTAGGCATTCCTTTTTTGAATGATACGTGTGTATTATGTGGAGGTCTGTTAGACATTCAAACTCAGTTAGGAGAAGGTACTTTGCTTAGAGCGACTATGTCCTATGATCATATAGATCGTCCACCTCTTGGTGATATTGCATCAACCATTGTTGGACTTGTAACATCAAATGAAGATATTAACATACACTATAGTCATTTCTTTAACGATAATGTGTTTGATTTTGAAACAAAAGAAATAAAAGACATTATTGGCGACTTACCCTTGGCAGATATTTCCATTTATCAATGGATGAAAGAGTTTGTTAAAGAAAACATACAAGAAATAAAAGAAATGAACAATATGGAGTAA
- a CDS encoding ferredoxin (involved in the electron transport chain; in Methanosarcina acetivorans this protein is part of a cluster involved in electron transfer during growth on acetate), whose protein sequence is MDYINILYAAAALGGLALLFGVGLGFAAIKFAVEVDPLVPVVRELLPGANCGGCGFAGCDAFANALVSGAARPNGCPVNNSDNASKIAIALGQVAVVGEKTSAFVKCNGTCDLASEKYEYYGIKDCQAATYLQGTGSKGCEYGCLGLGSCFNVCMFDAITIENGIAIIDEDKCVSCGLCVNACPKNIIEIVKVSGHTRVKCNSKDKGKEVKANCSVGCIGCGICVKQCESDAIHVNDSLAKIDYDKCINCGKCVAKCPTKAIIS, encoded by the coding sequence GTGGATTATATAAATATCCTTTATGCTGCAGCAGCACTTGGTGGCCTTGCTTTACTTTTTGGTGTTGGACTTGGGTTTGCAGCAATAAAATTTGCTGTTGAAGTAGATCCTTTAGTACCAGTAGTTAGAGAATTATTACCAGGAGCTAATTGTGGAGGTTGTGGTTTTGCTGGATGTGATGCATTTGCAAATGCGCTAGTAAGCGGTGCAGCTAGACCAAACGGATGTCCTGTAAATAATAGTGACAATGCATCAAAAATTGCAATTGCATTAGGTCAAGTTGCAGTAGTAGGCGAAAAAACAAGTGCTTTTGTAAAATGTAATGGTACTTGTGATTTAGCGAGTGAAAAATATGAATACTATGGAATTAAAGATTGTCAAGCTGCTACGTATCTACAAGGTACAGGTTCAAAAGGCTGCGAATATGGTTGTTTAGGACTTGGAAGCTGTTTTAATGTCTGTATGTTCGATGCGATTACTATTGAAAATGGTATTGCAATCATTGATGAGGACAAATGTGTTTCATGTGGTTTATGTGTTAATGCTTGTCCAAAGAATATTATTGAGATTGTTAAAGTTTCTGGTCATACTAGAGTAAAATGTAATTCTAAAGATAAAGGCAAAGAAGTGAAAGCAAATTGTAGTGTTGGATGTATAGGCTGTGGTATTTGTGTTAAACAATGTGAAAGTGACGCAATCCACGTGAATGATTCCTTAGCAAAAATTGATTATGATAAATGTATCAATTGTGGTAAATGTGTAGCTAAATGTCCTACAAAGGCAATCATTAGCTAA
- a CDS encoding electron transporter RnfG — MKELIKNALILFAITLVGTILLAISYQVTEEPIKLQKAKQTAAANETVMPGADFEPLVDLDLTKHEKIDSIFAAKNADEIVGYTFKLITDEGYNSGLEIIVGISLEGSVTGVDIVKSSETPGLGAKADDPEFKGKFTDKPLSELTVVKGSAANENEIESISGATITSRAVANAVNEAINYYNNELSKGGN, encoded by the coding sequence ATGAAAGAACTAATAAAGAATGCATTAATATTATTTGCAATTACCTTAGTGGGAACAATTTTGCTTGCCATTTCTTATCAGGTAACAGAAGAACCAATTAAGCTACAAAAAGCAAAGCAAACGGCAGCTGCTAATGAAACAGTAATGCCAGGTGCAGATTTTGAGCCATTGGTAGATTTAGACCTTACAAAGCATGAAAAAATCGATTCAATATTTGCTGCTAAAAATGCTGATGAGATTGTTGGTTATACGTTTAAGTTGATTACAGATGAAGGATATAATTCTGGTTTAGAAATCATAGTTGGAATTAGTTTAGAAGGTAGCGTAACTGGAGTTGACATCGTAAAGAGTTCAGAAACACCAGGTCTTGGTGCTAAGGCAGATGATCCAGAGTTTAAAGGTAAATTTACGGATAAACCACTTTCAGAACTAACAGTTGTAAAAGGTAGTGCAGCTAATGAAAATGAAATTGAATCCATTAGCGGTGCAACGATTACTTCAAGAGCAGTAGCTAATGCTGTGAATGAAGCAATTAACTATTATAATAATGAATTGTCAAAGGGGGGCAACTAA
- a CDS encoding N-acetyltransferase — translation MNFFIDQMKVSDWNQASNIYLEGIQTGNATFQNEVPTWEEWDRDHLIECRFVARCDDNILGWVALSSISNRPVFRGVAEDSIYIKNEYKGIGVASALMQHMIMQSELLGFWTLEAKIFPENIESINLHQKFGFKSVGIREKIGQSVLGVWRDIVVLERRSEVVGR, via the coding sequence GTGAATTTTTTTATTGATCAAATGAAAGTATCAGATTGGAATCAAGCCAGTAATATTTACCTAGAAGGAATCCAAACAGGAAATGCAACCTTTCAAAATGAAGTTCCAACTTGGGAAGAGTGGGATAGAGACCATTTAATAGAATGTAGATTTGTAGCAAGATGTGACGACAACATACTTGGTTGGGTTGCTCTAAGTTCAATTAGCAACAGACCTGTTTTTAGAGGTGTGGCTGAAGATAGTATCTATATTAAAAATGAGTATAAAGGTATAGGCGTAGCTTCTGCTTTAATGCAACATATGATTATGCAATCAGAATTGCTTGGATTTTGGACTTTAGAGGCGAAAATTTTCCCTGAAAATATTGAAAGTATAAATTTACATCAAAAATTTGGGTTTAAGTCGGTAGGGATTAGAGAAAAGATAGGTCAATCCGTGCTTGGAGTTTGGAGAGATATTGTTGTTCTTGAACGTAGAAGTGAGGTAGTTGGACGATAG
- a CDS encoding DUF4321 domain-containing protein codes for MAYSRGGVKNGWSLFFLILAGIVLGGFLGSLAVDVPFLNWLNFGYTFGMNDPVAMDLKVVFLQFQISFDISIASLLGIGVAIFVYKKVL; via the coding sequence ATGGCTTATAGCAGAGGTGGCGTGAAGAACGGATGGTCGCTATTTTTTTTGATTTTAGCAGGTATCGTTTTAGGGGGATTTTTAGGTAGCCTTGCAGTCGATGTACCATTTTTAAACTGGCTTAATTTTGGTTATACTTTTGGTATGAATGATCCGGTTGCAATGGATTTAAAAGTAGTATTTCTTCAATTTCAAATTTCTTTTGATATATCTATTGCGAGCTTATTAGGAATCGGTGTTGCGATTTTTGTATATAAAAAAGTATTGTAA
- a CDS encoding electron transport complex subunit RsxE, whose amino-acid sequence MSGLINRLKNGLVTENPTFVQVLGMCPTLAVTTSAINGLGMGLATTAVLMGSNLVISMLRNIIPSKVRIPAFIVVIAVFVTITDMLLQAFVPSLYSALGIFIPLIVVNCVVLGRAEAYASKNGLLNSLWDGLGNGLGFTFSLGVIGIIREIFGSGAAFGKNIMPSFYEPVTILVLAPGAFIVLGLVFALFNFVNSKKTNKA is encoded by the coding sequence ATGAGCGGGTTAATAAACAGATTAAAAAATGGTCTTGTTACTGAGAACCCTACCTTTGTTCAAGTATTAGGTATGTGCCCAACCTTAGCAGTAACAACTTCTGCTATTAACGGTTTAGGTATGGGACTTGCAACTACAGCTGTTCTTATGGGTTCTAACTTAGTAATATCAATGCTAAGAAATATAATACCATCAAAGGTGAGAATACCAGCGTTTATAGTTGTTATTGCAGTATTTGTAACAATTACAGATATGCTATTACAAGCGTTTGTACCTTCCTTATATTCAGCTCTTGGTATTTTTATCCCTTTAATCGTTGTAAATTGTGTTGTGCTTGGTAGAGCAGAAGCTTATGCATCAAAAAATGGTCTATTAAATTCCCTTTGGGATGGTTTGGGTAATGGACTAGGATTTACCTTTTCATTAGGTGTAATTGGTATTATTAGAGAAATTTTTGGTTCAGGTGCAGCATTTGGAAAAAATATTATGCCAAGTTTTTATGAACCAGTAACTATATTAGTTCTTGCACCAGGTGCATTTATTGTATTAGGGTTGGTGTTTGCGCTATTTAACTTTGTAAATTCAAAAAAAACGAATAAAGCATAG
- a CDS encoding diguanylate cyclase response regulator: MNNPYKIVVLDDNNQNLKLISDVLEDGGYDVSLCLTSYQLLDYLEEELPDIIILDVMVPDMNGFEVCKKIKEIEKLKDIPIIFLSAKTETVDIVYGLEIGGVDYVTKPFRPIELIARIKTHLEIKTIRDELKEKNEELIALNEQLEEYAIKDTLTKLYNRRMILAKFDEEMSRCKRNSEIFSIILLDIDHFKDINDNYGHNFGDEVLKVFANLLTSSKRLQDLVARWGGEEFLIILPSTDKKGAIIVAERIRQQISGHEYQASNGMIHITATFGVAEFNKEDSAEKIIKKADFALYYGKNNGRNQINAYDEINNE; encoded by the coding sequence ATGAATAATCCTTATAAAATTGTAGTTCTTGATGACAACAACCAGAATTTGAAATTAATTTCCGATGTTTTAGAAGATGGAGGATATGATGTATCCTTGTGCCTTACGAGCTATCAATTGCTTGATTACTTGGAGGAAGAACTGCCAGACATTATCATTTTGGATGTAATGGTGCCAGATATGAATGGCTTTGAAGTATGTAAAAAAATTAAAGAAATTGAAAAGTTGAAGGATATCCCAATCATATTTTTATCTGCAAAAACGGAAACAGTTGACATCGTATATGGCCTGGAAATCGGAGGCGTTGACTATGTAACTAAGCCATTTCGACCTATTGAATTAATAGCACGTATTAAAACTCATCTTGAAATAAAAACAATAAGAGATGAGCTTAAGGAAAAGAATGAGGAACTGATTGCTTTAAATGAACAACTTGAAGAATATGCAATCAAAGACACTTTAACAAAGCTCTATAATAGAAGAATGATTTTAGCAAAATTTGATGAAGAAATGTCAAGGTGTAAGAGAAATTCAGAAATTTTCTCTATTATACTTCTAGATATTGACCATTTCAAAGATATAAATGATAATTATGGACACAATTTTGGTGATGAAGTATTAAAAGTATTTGCCAATCTGCTTACATCTTCAAAAAGACTACAGGATTTGGTTGCTAGATGGGGTGGAGAAGAATTTTTAATTATATTACCAAGTACTGATAAAAAGGGTGCAATTATAGTAGCTGAACGTATAAGGCAACAGATATCTGGACATGAATATCAGGCAAGCAATGGTATGATTCATATTACTGCAACTTTTGGAGTTGCAGAATTTAATAAAGAAGATAGCGCTGAAAAGATCATAAAAAAAGCAGATTTTGCTTTATATTATGGCAAAAATAACGGACGAAATCAAATCAATGCATATGATGAAATAAATAATGAATAG
- a CDS encoding anti-sigma regulatory factor yields MKLHFEVDGGEFTSAGGASSKLKKTLRQLGILPDVIRKVSIAMYEAEINMVIHANGGVVDIEITPERIFIVLQDHGPGIDDVELAMQVGYSTASREAREMGFGAGMGLPNIKKNSDHLNITSVIGEGTRVEIAVMLG; encoded by the coding sequence ATGAAATTACACTTTGAAGTAGACGGTGGTGAATTTACTTCGGCAGGTGGTGCGTCAAGTAAATTAAAAAAAACCTTAAGACAATTAGGAATATTACCAGATGTAATTAGAAAAGTATCAATCGCTATGTATGAAGCAGAAATAAATATGGTAATTCATGCAAATGGTGGTGTTGTTGATATAGAGATTACGCCTGAAAGAATTTTTATAGTGCTTCAAGATCATGGACCAGGTATTGATGATGTGGAGTTGGCAATGCAAGTGGGGTATTCAACCGCATCAAGAGAAGCACGAGAAATGGGCTTTGGAGCAGGGATGGGATTACCCAATATTAAAAAGAACAGTGATCACTTAAACATTACTTCTGTAATTGGCGAAGGAACAAGGGTTGAGATTGCTGTTATGTTAGGATAG
- a CDS encoding Na+-transporting NADH:ubiquinone oxidoreductase subunit D, with protein MSDLFVVSSSPHIRAKENVSTVMRDVVIALLPATFFGVYNFGIRALIIVVLCIASSVAAEALYQMLTNQKITTGDYSAIITGLLLGLNLPHTVPYFIPVLGSVFAIIIVKQLFGGLGQNFMNPALAARAFLLISFAGIMTKWQLDGVSTATPLAIFKAESAMGFNAPELMDLFIGRIGGCIGETSAIALILGGLYLLFRKVIDWRIPGTYLLTVAIMAVALGGKGFDINTIAYHLFSGGLLLGAFFMATDYSSSPMTNIGKIIMGIGCGILTILIRLYGGYPEGVSFAILIMNLFVPLIDRYTIPKSFGEVAKK; from the coding sequence GTGTCTGATTTATTCGTTGTATCTTCGTCACCGCATATACGTGCAAAGGAAAATGTGTCAACAGTTATGAGAGATGTAGTCATTGCACTGTTGCCAGCAACATTCTTTGGCGTTTATAATTTTGGGATAAGAGCATTGATTATAGTAGTATTATGTATAGCAAGCTCAGTTGCAGCAGAAGCGCTATATCAAATGCTAACGAATCAAAAGATAACTACTGGTGATTATAGTGCGATTATTACTGGTTTATTACTTGGATTAAACCTACCTCATACAGTACCATATTTTATCCCTGTTTTAGGTAGTGTATTCGCAATTATTATTGTTAAGCAATTGTTTGGTGGTCTTGGTCAGAATTTTATGAATCCAGCATTGGCAGCAAGAGCATTTTTATTAATTTCTTTTGCCGGCATTATGACCAAATGGCAGCTTGATGGGGTAAGTACTGCGACACCTCTTGCAATATTTAAAGCAGAATCAGCAATGGGTTTTAACGCACCAGAGTTGATGGATTTATTTATTGGTCGTATCGGTGGATGTATTGGTGAAACCTCTGCGATTGCATTAATTTTAGGTGGCTTATATTTATTGTTTAGAAAAGTGATTGACTGGAGAATTCCAGGTACATATTTATTAACAGTAGCAATTATGGCCGTTGCCCTTGGTGGAAAAGGCTTTGATATTAACACAATAGCCTACCATTTGTTTTCTGGTGGTTTATTATTAGGTGCTTTCTTTATGGCAACTGATTATTCTTCTTCCCCGATGACAAATATCGGTAAAATCATTATGGGTATTGGGTGTGGAATTTTAACAATTCTCATTAGATTATATGGGGGTTATCCAGAAGGTGTTTCTTTTGCTATCTTAATCATGAACTTATTTGTACCTCTTATTGATCGTTACACAATTCCAAAATCCTTTGGGGAGGTGGCAAAAAAATGA
- the maf gene encoding septum formation protein Maf, which yields MNIVLASASPRRSEILEKLNIPFQKRVSLIDEAKYFNDDPRELVKTLSLEKAKSVIIEANEDKIIIGADTVVVYDNKVLGKPHNDQDALCYLKQLSGKMHFVYTGITMLHPLYNKVYIDYCETMVFMRDYNEHEMNAYIKTKEPIDKAGAYAIQGYGATLVDKIDGDYYNVVGLPISKLIEGFFHLGVDYFNSFHND from the coding sequence ATAAATATTGTTTTGGCATCTGCTTCACCAAGAAGAAGCGAAATTTTAGAAAAACTAAATATTCCATTTCAAAAAAGAGTGAGCTTAATTGATGAGGCAAAATATTTTAACGATGATCCAAGAGAGCTAGTAAAAACCCTATCCTTGGAGAAAGCAAAAAGTGTTATCATTGAAGCAAATGAAGATAAAATCATTATTGGTGCTGATACAGTAGTTGTTTATGATAATAAGGTACTCGGAAAACCACATAACGATCAGGATGCTTTATGTTATTTGAAACAACTTTCAGGGAAAATGCATTTTGTGTATACTGGGATAACAATGCTTCATCCATTATACAATAAGGTCTATATTGACTATTGCGAAACAATGGTTTTTATGAGAGACTATAACGAACATGAAATGAATGCCTATATTAAAACAAAAGAACCAATTGATAAAGCTGGTGCCTATGCGATTCAAGGTTATGGGGCTACGCTCGTTGATAAAATAGATGGTGATTATTATAATGTTGTAGGTTTGCCTATCTCAAAATTAATCGAAGGATTTTTCCATCTAGGTGTTGATTACTTTAATTCGTTTCATAATGATTAA
- a CDS encoding ferredoxin: MSTIFHSVTLNEDKCIGCTDCIKRCPTEAIRVRNSKAVITDERCIDCGMCIRVCRNNAKKATTDSIEKIHMFEYKVAIPAPTLYTQFKNIVNPNVVLTGLKQIGFDEVFEVAKAAEIITEYTKKLLQNDMIKKPIISSACPAIVKLIQMRFPSLIPNIMPVISPKEAMARYAKNYLIGQGMKEESIGVFFISPCAAKVTNSRMPETIHKSYVDGVISLKEVYIKLIPELKKMGEPEALLMSSMEGIGWAGIGGEGKATMIENHIAVDGIENVIKVLERIEDGKLDVDFLECLACVNGCLGGPLTVEDSFVANNRMDKVKKYIKEGAEKRPIHIYDDSVKLSWDLPLKTKQVHKLDENMNRALEKIERLEMIYETLPQIDCGSCGAPTCRALAEDIVRDIANIEDCVFMLRMKVRSMAEDMLTLAQKMPPSISRKQL; this comes from the coding sequence ATGTCGACTATTTTTCACTCAGTAACACTAAATGAAGACAAATGTATTGGATGTACGGATTGTATAAAGAGATGTCCAACGGAAGCAATCAGAGTTAGAAATTCTAAGGCTGTTATTACAGACGAAAGATGTATTGATTGTGGGATGTGCATACGAGTATGTAGAAACAATGCAAAAAAAGCTACTACCGATTCTATCGAAAAGATACATATGTTTGAATATAAGGTTGCAATTCCAGCACCCACATTATATACACAATTTAAAAATATAGTCAATCCAAATGTTGTATTAACTGGTTTAAAACAAATTGGTTTTGATGAAGTATTTGAAGTGGCAAAGGCTGCAGAGATTATAACTGAATATACCAAAAAACTTCTTCAAAATGATATGATTAAAAAACCCATAATATCTTCTGCCTGTCCAGCAATAGTTAAGTTAATTCAAATGAGATTTCCTTCTTTGATTCCCAATATTATGCCGGTTATCTCTCCAAAGGAAGCTATGGCAAGATATGCAAAAAACTATTTAATTGGTCAAGGAATGAAAGAAGAATCAATTGGTGTATTTTTTATTTCACCATGTGCTGCAAAGGTTACGAATAGTAGAATGCCTGAAACCATTCACAAGTCTTATGTAGATGGAGTTATTTCCTTAAAAGAAGTCTATATAAAACTCATTCCAGAACTGAAAAAAATGGGTGAGCCCGAAGCATTGTTAATGAGCTCAATGGAGGGTATTGGGTGGGCCGGTATTGGTGGAGAAGGAAAGGCAACAATGATTGAAAACCATATTGCAGTTGATGGTATTGAAAATGTAATAAAAGTACTTGAAAGAATTGAAGATGGTAAACTTGATGTAGATTTTCTAGAATGCTTAGCATGTGTCAATGGTTGCTTAGGGGGACCTCTAACAGTAGAAGATTCTTTTGTAGCAAACAATAGAATGGATAAGGTGAAAAAATACATCAAAGAAGGTGCAGAAAAGAGACCAATCCATATTTATGACGACAGTGTAAAGCTTTCATGGGATTTACCATTAAAAACGAAACAGGTTCATAAGCTAGATGAAAATATGAATAGGGCTTTAGAAAAAATCGAAAGACTTGAGATGATTTATGAGACCCTGCCACAGATTGATTGTGGTTCATGTGGTGCTCCAACATGTAGAGCATTGGCTGAAGATATCGTTAGGGATATTGCGAATATTGAAGATTGTGTGTTTATGCTTAGAATGAAAGTTAGAAGCATGGCTGAGGATATGTTAACCTTAGCGCAGAAAATGCCGCCGTCAATCAGTAGAAAACAATTATAA
- a CDS encoding CPBP family intramembrane metalloprotease domain-containing protein has translation MKKIFLNVNNQLRSGWKISLVLTTQITMISVIYVILTFMLGDAPIFLIMGILQSIINITIVLFMWKVFDKKPYSFIGITSIKEGYKQLIIGMFMGIISISFVFVILLMMGDIKLENSLIEPNINPSIVYYFVLFIFVGISEELFSRGYCMTVLKQTNKRWIVLLLPAFVFSVLHINNPNIEFIGLLNIFLIGLLFAYMFIRTCSIWMPIGYHITWNFFQGNVYGFEVSGLEVESIYNGKLVTSNLLNGGLFGPEGGLLVTGIIILGFISVYIITGGGRKSEFFY, from the coding sequence ATGAAAAAAATATTTTTAAATGTGAACAATCAATTAAGATCAGGTTGGAAAATCAGCTTAGTTCTTACTACGCAAATTACTATGATTTCTGTTATATATGTAATATTAACCTTTATGCTTGGGGATGCCCCTATTTTTTTAATCATGGGTATTTTACAATCGATTATAAATATAACTATTGTATTATTTATGTGGAAGGTATTTGATAAAAAACCTTATTCTTTTATAGGAATTACTTCGATAAAAGAAGGCTATAAACAATTAATAATTGGAATGTTTATGGGGATTATTTCAATATCTTTTGTATTCGTAATATTACTAATGATGGGTGATATTAAACTTGAAAACAGTCTGATTGAACCTAATATTAACCCTTCAATCGTGTACTACTTCGTATTATTTATATTTGTAGGCATCAGTGAAGAGCTTTTTTCAAGAGGTTATTGTATGACTGTTTTGAAGCAAACAAATAAGAGATGGATTGTATTGCTCTTACCAGCATTTGTTTTTTCGGTTTTACATATAAACAATCCTAACATTGAATTTATAGGGCTTTTGAATATATTTTTAATTGGGCTGCTTTTTGCATATATGTTTATTCGAACATGTTCTATTTGGATGCCAATTGGATATCACATTACCTGGAATTTTTTTCAAGGAAACGTTTATGGTTTTGAAGTGAGTGGATTGGAAGTTGAAAGTATTTATAATGGTAAATTAGTAACAAGTAATTTGTTGAATGGAGGTTTATTTGGACCTGAAGGAGGATTGCTTGTTACGGGAATTATTATATTAGGATTTATTAGCGTATATATTATAACCGGTGGAGGAAGAAAGAGTGAATTTTTTTATTGA
- a CDS encoding electron transport complex subunit RsxC produces the protein MSALTFKRGIHPNESKHLTEHKQINTILPTGDLVFPMVQHIGAPCKPIVAKGDYVFVGQKIGEAQGFISSPIHSSVSGIVKNVTDVLHPNGFKIAAVIIENDEKYAMLESIVQRTDINSLSKEEIIEIVKEAGIVGMGGAGFPTHVKLSPPPTKNIEYIIINGAECEPFLTSDHRIMLEETERIVLGLKIVLSIFPNAKGYIGIEDNKPDAIKVLQEATKNISNIEVAVVKSKYPQGAEKQLIYSITKRIVPAGGLPADVGCIVNNIDTIVAIQKAIYEGLPLIRRIVTVSGGAIKNPQNFQVKLGVSYRELIEAAGGFTETPAKVISGGPMMGFAMYSLDVPVVKGTSSILCLTKDEIGTDEEQNCIRCGKCVMHCPMSLMPMELNKYALANEVDKVEIYRGMDCIECGACSYVCPSKRHLLQSIRTAKKTILVNRKNS, from the coding sequence ATGAGCGCATTAACTTTTAAAAGAGGCATTCACCCGAATGAGTCCAAACATTTAACGGAACACAAACAAATAAATACCATATTACCAACTGGTGACCTTGTTTTTCCAATGGTTCAACACATTGGAGCACCATGTAAACCAATAGTTGCAAAAGGTGATTACGTTTTTGTAGGCCAAAAGATTGGAGAAGCTCAAGGGTTCATTTCTTCACCGATACATAGTAGTGTTTCAGGTATTGTTAAAAATGTAACGGATGTATTACATCCAAATGGATTTAAAATTGCAGCAGTAATCATTGAAAATGACGAAAAGTATGCAATGCTTGAATCTATTGTGCAGAGAACGGATATTAATAGCCTATCAAAAGAAGAAATTATTGAAATTGTAAAAGAAGCAGGAATTGTAGGTATGGGCGGTGCAGGATTCCCGACTCATGTTAAACTATCTCCACCACCAACTAAAAATATTGAGTACATCATCATCAATGGTGCAGAATGCGAACCATTTCTAACATCTGACCATAGAATCATGTTGGAAGAGACTGAAAGAATTGTTTTAGGTTTGAAAATTGTTTTATCAATATTTCCTAATGCCAAAGGATATATAGGTATTGAAGACAATAAACCAGATGCTATTAAAGTACTACAAGAAGCAACAAAGAATATTTCTAATATTGAAGTTGCAGTAGTGAAATCAAAGTATCCTCAAGGTGCTGAAAAACAACTTATATACTCTATAACGAAACGTATTGTTCCCGCGGGAGGATTACCAGCAGATGTAGGATGTATTGTTAACAATATTGACACGATAGTGGCAATACAAAAAGCGATCTATGAAGGATTGCCATTAATTAGAAGAATTGTAACTGTTTCAGGAGGGGCTATAAAAAATCCTCAAAATTTCCAGGTTAAGTTAGGTGTTTCTTATAGAGAACTCATTGAAGCAGCAGGCGGATTTACTGAAACTCCGGCTAAGGTTATTTCTGGAGGTCCTATGATGGGATTTGCAATGTATTCCTTGGATGTACCTGTTGTGAAAGGAACTTCTTCTATTTTATGTCTTACTAAAGATGAAATTGGAACAGATGAAGAGCAAAATTGCATCAGATGTGGAAAGTGTGTTATGCACTGCCCAATGAGTCTAATGCCAATGGAGCTTAATAAATATGCATTAGCGAATGAAGTTGACAAAGTCGAAATATATAGAGGCATGGATTGTATTGAATGTGGTGCCTGTTCTTATGTTTGTCCTTCAAAGCGTCATTTATTACAATCTATTAGAACAGCTAAAAAAACAATATTAGTAAATAGAAAAAACAGCTAA